In the genome of Halapricum salinum, one region contains:
- a CDS encoding sulfatase, whose translation MTRPNLVLLTVDALRADHLSARGYDRPTTPEIDRFAEANLDYTQAYAVSTQTREAAPPIVTGRWPEAFAANGYRQLDDPLPSRLREAGYRTGAFHSNPFLSRAYGYDQGFEAFFDDLYLGSNRLLALAQKALEKYVFDRGEYYARAPEVNERALSWIDSGDDEPFFCWNHYMDVHGPYHPPAERFADRSLSASESESLFRRSWNAPETLTDEQRTLLADAYDDELRCLDAEIGVFLDALDDRDLLSESLVVLTADHGELLGEDGLFSHPRRLREELLHVPLFVSTPEGATATFESPVSTLDVAPTLAESVGLSRNAMAGTSLLDDGVPRRVDPDRCVFASVAVERDQGVRRFAVRTAESSLRQERATETGELLAETQDGSDDDYDSLRTVLDEFVADRLGQLDGETPRVEVGSEIKSRLESLGYR comes from the coding sequence GTGACCCGGCCGAACCTCGTCCTCCTGACCGTCGACGCCCTCCGGGCGGATCACCTCTCCGCGAGAGGATACGACCGACCGACAACACCCGAAATCGATCGATTCGCCGAGGCGAACCTCGACTACACACAGGCCTACGCCGTGAGCACGCAGACGCGGGAGGCTGCACCGCCGATCGTCACCGGGCGCTGGCCGGAAGCGTTCGCGGCCAACGGCTATCGCCAACTCGACGATCCCCTTCCGTCTCGCCTCCGGGAGGCGGGCTATCGAACGGGCGCGTTCCACTCGAATCCGTTTCTCTCCCGGGCGTACGGGTACGACCAGGGGTTCGAAGCGTTCTTCGACGACCTGTATCTCGGTAGCAACCGCCTGCTGGCGCTCGCCCAGAAGGCGCTCGAAAAGTACGTCTTCGATCGCGGGGAGTACTACGCCCGCGCCCCGGAGGTCAACGAGCGCGCCCTCTCCTGGATCGACTCGGGAGACGACGAACCGTTCTTCTGCTGGAATCACTACATGGACGTCCACGGTCCCTACCACCCGCCGGCAGAGCGGTTTGCGGATCGATCGCTGTCGGCCAGCGAATCCGAATCGCTGTTCAGGCGGAGCTGGAACGCCCCCGAGACGCTCACCGACGAGCAGCGGACGCTTCTGGCGGACGCCTACGACGACGAACTCAGATGTCTCGACGCCGAAATCGGGGTGTTTCTGGACGCCCTCGACGACAGGGATCTGCTCTCGGAGTCACTGGTCGTCCTCACGGCCGACCACGGTGAACTCCTCGGCGAAGACGGGCTCTTCTCGCATCCGCGGCGTCTCCGCGAGGAACTGCTGCACGTCCCGCTGTTCGTCTCGACGCCCGAGGGTGCGACCGCGACCTTCGAGTCGCCAGTGAGCACGCTCGACGTCGCGCCGACGCTGGCCGAGAGCGTCGGCCTGTCGCGGAACGCGATGGCCGGAACGTCGCTGCTGGACGACGGCGTACCCAGGCGCGTCGATCCGGACCGGTGCGTGTTCGCGAGCGTCGCGGTCGAACGCGATCAGGGCGTCCGTCGATTCGCCGTGCGCACGGCCGAGTCTTCACTCCGTCAAGAGCGTGCGACCGAGACGGGCGAACTGCTGGCCGAGACGCAGGACGGATCTGACGACGATTACGATTCGCTCAGGACGGTGCTCGACGAGTTCGTCGCCGACCGATTGGGCCAACTCGACGGGGAGACGCCTCGGGTGGAAGTCGGGTCCGAGATCAAGTCCCGGCTGGAGTCGCTCGGCTATCGATAG
- a CDS encoding glycosyltransferase family 2 protein: protein MDGRRGENAVESPTGVNEDSEQPLVSVVIPTYDRPSYLPGAIETALGQTYDPVEVVVVDDGSETDAAADIVDKYADRSTRVSLQRHEENRGLSAARNTGIEASSGDFVAFLDDDDRWHERKLHHQLAAFDRCDDDVGVVSSLLSSVSPTGDLLRAERSKPTGDLREALCRRNVVGSPSRIVVRRACLEDVGGFDESLAAKQDWDLYLRIAENWRFETLQEVLCYRTIHDDALSRDPATAARDLTAVREKHESTIRDRGCWNASMASHHWTVGLAALFEGSRRTGRRHVRQSFEREPTAGRLLVYASTFVPGAFGVVVALKRWGERALLADDRARPSSANVPGTNDVGQGQRPIPQRDRGERA, encoded by the coding sequence ATGGATGGACGACGGGGTGAGAATGCTGTGGAAAGCCCGACTGGGGTGAACGAGGACTCGGAGCAACCGCTGGTGAGTGTCGTGATCCCGACCTACGACCGGCCCTCGTACTTGCCGGGCGCGATCGAGACGGCCCTCGGGCAGACGTACGATCCCGTCGAAGTCGTCGTCGTCGACGACGGCTCGGAGACCGACGCGGCCGCGGACATCGTCGACAAGTACGCCGATCGGTCGACGCGAGTCTCACTCCAGCGTCACGAGGAAAACCGGGGTCTGTCTGCGGCCCGGAACACCGGAATCGAAGCCTCATCCGGCGATTTCGTCGCGTTCCTGGACGACGACGACCGCTGGCACGAGCGGAAACTCCACCACCAACTGGCGGCGTTCGACCGCTGTGACGACGACGTCGGCGTCGTCAGTTCCTTGCTCTCGTCGGTCTCGCCGACGGGTGACCTCCTCCGGGCCGAGCGTTCGAAGCCGACGGGCGACCTCCGCGAGGCGCTGTGTCGGCGAAACGTCGTCGGCTCACCGTCGCGGATCGTCGTCCGGCGGGCCTGCCTGGAGGATGTCGGCGGGTTCGACGAGTCCCTGGCGGCCAAACAGGACTGGGATCTGTACCTTCGAATTGCCGAGAATTGGCGCTTCGAGACGCTCCAGGAGGTACTCTGTTACCGGACGATCCACGACGACGCCCTCTCTCGCGATCCCGCGACTGCGGCGCGCGACCTCACGGCCGTCAGAGAGAAACACGAGTCGACGATTCGGGATCGCGGCTGCTGGAACGCCTCGATGGCCAGCCACCACTGGACGGTCGGCCTCGCCGCTCTATTCGAGGGATCACGGCGTACCGGGCGGCGCCACGTTCGCCAGTCCTTCGAGCGCGAGCCGACCGCTGGCCGCTTGCTCGTCTACGCCAGCACGTTCGTCCCGGGTGCGTTCGGCGTGGTAGTCGCGCTGAAACGCTGGGGTGAGCGCGCCCTCCTGGCGGACGACCGCGCACGGCCGTCCTCGGCCAACGTCCCCGGCACGAACGATGTCGGACAAGGACAGCGGCCGATCCCACAGCGCGACCGGGGTGAGCGAGCGTGA